Proteins from one Natrinema salinisoli genomic window:
- a CDS encoding DUF2080 family transposase-associated protein encodes MADRFEIDGEEVLDGEVKPFGNSAHVTVPKRWRGADVKVVRTSEPTEPDEG; translated from the coding sequence ATGGCGGATCGCTTTGAAATCGACGGCGAAGAAGTTCTCGACGGTGAGGTCAAACCATTCGGGAACAGTGCCCACGTCACCGTCCCGAAACGGTGGCGTGGAGCCGACGTGAAAGTCGTCCGAACATCAGAGCCCACCGAACCAGACGAAGGATGA
- a CDS encoding HAD family hydrolase, translating into MAAFDAVLFDLDGTLCHPDRDTEALYAAAFERAGVEPFGDPPSLWAALEGPPDHDDWPGYIGAGFARLAAQYGRTDVDPIALAEALEAGVDDTAVSLAAGAARALDSAADLGPVGLVTNGPETRQRAKLEALDVAHRFDAVVYAADLPRKKPHAAPFERALTDLDTSPERALYVGNSPKYDVAGAQNAGLPVAWLRGPDGDPGPYDPEYVIDSLADLPDILVER; encoded by the coding sequence GTGGCAGCATTCGATGCCGTTCTCTTCGACCTCGACGGAACGCTGTGCCATCCCGACCGGGATACCGAGGCGCTGTACGCCGCCGCGTTCGAGCGCGCCGGCGTGGAGCCGTTCGGCGATCCCCCGTCGCTCTGGGCGGCGCTCGAGGGCCCGCCGGACCACGACGACTGGCCCGGCTATATCGGCGCCGGGTTCGCCCGGCTGGCCGCCCAATACGGTCGGACGGACGTCGATCCGATCGCGCTCGCCGAAGCGCTCGAGGCGGGCGTCGACGATACGGCGGTATCGCTGGCCGCCGGTGCGGCGCGTGCCCTCGACAGCGCGGCCGACCTCGGACCGGTCGGGCTCGTCACGAACGGCCCGGAAACGCGCCAGCGGGCGAAACTCGAGGCGCTCGACGTTGCACACCGGTTCGACGCCGTCGTCTACGCCGCGGACCTCCCACGAAAGAAGCCCCACGCAGCGCCGTTCGAGCGCGCGCTCACTGATCTCGACACCTCACCCGAGCGAGCCCTGTACGTCGGGAATTCGCCCAAATACGACGTCGCGGGCGCACAGAACGCGGGCCTCCCGGTCGCGTGGCTTCGCGGGCCGGACGGCGATCCCGGACCCTACGATCCGGAGTACGTGATCGACTCGTTGGCCGACCTCCCCGACATCCTGGTGGAGCGCTGA
- a CDS encoding DUF5786 family protein, with translation MGFGSYDESEQKEQTTDEEEVDAVNVHENDHHGEMSFESDVSTDELVDQLGSMKDDDDSEE, from the coding sequence ATGGGCTTTGGTAGCTACGACGAATCCGAACAAAAAGAGCAGACGACCGACGAGGAAGAGGTAGATGCCGTCAACGTTCACGAAAACGACCATCACGGGGAGATGTCGTTCGAGTCCGACGTGTCGACGGACGAACTGGTCGACCAGCTCGGCTCGATGAAAGACGACGACGATTCCGAGGAGTAA
- a CDS encoding phosphotransferase family protein, producing the protein MTGEPWGEAFDDDELRAGAAVALECIDDRPRAVEPIRRGNRKETAVVWFRERPPVVVQVCDEQVRLRTEATLVTEISERTDVPVPPVLAFGRHDDVAYLLTEYVPGENLHERFPELTSETRRTVVESFGSSLARLHEAFQFAGCGALVPTGDTLTADREEWDAWFGDYADRAVGRLPQPFDPIRTALRELVTDPPRKSAPPTRLYPWDFRPGNALVADGNVTALLDWEAPLAAPASLAVAKAEYLVADWYVSDPDPLRDAFRAGYTRVRRYPTVSSAERAAAIADSAVDSTGDVTNPRYPELAVDDSIAFHRRALEECL; encoded by the coding sequence ATGACCGGCGAGCCGTGGGGAGAGGCGTTCGACGACGACGAACTGCGGGCCGGCGCTGCGGTCGCACTCGAGTGCATCGACGATCGACCCCGAGCAGTAGAACCGATACGCCGCGGCAACCGAAAGGAGACGGCGGTCGTCTGGTTCCGCGAGCGCCCCCCGGTCGTAGTGCAGGTGTGCGACGAGCAGGTGCGGTTGCGAACCGAAGCGACGCTGGTGACCGAAATCTCGGAACGAACCGACGTTCCGGTCCCACCCGTGCTCGCATTCGGCCGTCACGACGACGTCGCGTATCTGCTCACGGAGTACGTCCCGGGCGAGAATCTCCACGAGCGCTTCCCCGAACTGACGTCGGAGACGAGACGGACGGTCGTCGAGTCGTTCGGCTCGTCTCTCGCCCGGCTCCACGAGGCCTTCCAGTTCGCGGGCTGCGGCGCGCTCGTTCCGACGGGCGACACGCTCACCGCTGATCGAGAGGAGTGGGATGCATGGTTCGGTGACTATGCGGATCGGGCCGTCGGGCGACTGCCGCAGCCCTTCGACCCGATTCGAACCGCGTTGCGGGAACTGGTTACTGACCCCCCACGGAAATCCGCGCCCCCAACCCGGCTCTACCCGTGGGATTTCCGGCCCGGAAACGCGCTCGTCGCTGACGGGAACGTGACCGCACTGCTGGACTGGGAGGCACCGCTAGCCGCCCCGGCGTCGCTGGCCGTTGCGAAAGCCGAGTACCTCGTGGCGGACTGGTACGTTTCGGACCCGGATCCCCTCCGGGATGCCTTTCGAGCCGGCTACACGCGGGTCAGACGGTACCCGACAGTGTCGAGTGCAGAGCGCGCAGCCGCGATCGCCGACAGCGCCGTCGATTCGACCGGCGACGTGACCAACCCGCGGTATCCGGAACTCGCGGTCGACGATTCGATCGCGTTCCACCGACGGGCGCTCGAGGAGTGTCTCTAG
- a CDS encoding transposase: MTDSQALVKTLDFQLDIRSDNKSLLHDACLEARSAYNETIRLAKEGVDWGAIPDRVADDATLVKNTTQRVVAKALGAMENYYEYDDFGQPSHIKDGAYPLRSNYEEGYNLSLTDDGDVTFRISAKPYKHIKGVLKGDDTHLDILKTALTSDEWKIGTAEALFHNDNPELHVNVTNTEQTVRDKQDSRTVVGVDVNEDNVALTALSEDGVEDSLVIDFPEIKFERHRYFTMRKRVQNAGKDSIHDTLEGREERFVRDRLHKVSRHIMEWSRQFEKPCIVFEDLKEMRDSIDYGTRMNRRLHHLPFRTLQYYTSYKASFEGIPTAWINPEYTSQACALTDCEHTERANRHKKRFKCRSCGHQDHADRNASVNVAKKGAKKLNWNVPALNSLPQVRKVRRQASGVVDAPTVTHDTVRGYQTDGVVGVSN, encoded by the coding sequence ATGACCGACTCACAGGCTCTCGTCAAGACTCTCGACTTCCAACTCGACATCCGGAGTGACAACAAGAGCCTGCTGCACGACGCCTGCCTCGAAGCACGGTCGGCGTACAACGAAACCATCCGACTCGCCAAAGAAGGCGTGGACTGGGGCGCGATTCCTGACCGCGTGGCCGACGACGCCACCCTCGTGAAGAACACGACACAACGTGTCGTCGCCAAAGCACTCGGGGCGATGGAGAACTACTACGAGTATGACGACTTCGGCCAGCCGAGCCACATCAAGGACGGCGCGTACCCACTTCGTTCGAACTACGAGGAAGGGTACAACCTGTCGCTCACCGACGACGGCGACGTGACCTTCCGCATCAGCGCGAAACCCTACAAGCACATCAAAGGCGTCCTCAAAGGTGACGACACCCACCTCGATATTCTCAAGACGGCGCTCACGAGCGACGAGTGGAAGATTGGGACGGCGGAAGCCTTGTTCCACAACGACAACCCTGAGTTGCACGTCAACGTCACCAACACCGAGCAGACCGTTCGAGACAAGCAGGACTCGCGGACGGTCGTCGGTGTGGATGTGAACGAGGACAACGTGGCTCTGACTGCGCTCTCAGAGGATGGCGTTGAGGACTCGTTGGTTATCGACTTCCCCGAAATCAAGTTCGAGCGTCACCGCTACTTCACGATGCGGAAGCGCGTGCAAAACGCGGGGAAGGATAGCATCCACGACACACTCGAAGGGCGCGAAGAACGGTTCGTCCGCGACCGACTCCACAAGGTGAGCCGTCACATCATGGAGTGGAGTCGTCAGTTCGAGAAGCCGTGCATCGTCTTTGAAGATCTCAAAGAGATGCGCGACAGTATCGACTACGGCACGCGGATGAATCGACGCTTGCACCACCTCCCGTTCCGCACCCTCCAATACTACACGTCATACAAGGCGTCGTTCGAGGGGATTCCGACCGCGTGGATAAATCCCGAATACACGAGCCAAGCGTGTGCGCTCACCGACTGTGAGCATACCGAACGGGCGAACCGCCACAAGAAGCGGTTCAAGTGTCGCTCGTGCGGGCATCAAGACCACGCGGACAGAAACGCCAGCGTGAATGTTGCCAAGAAGGGGGCAAAGAAACTCAACTGGAATGTGCCTGCTCTCAACAGCCTCCCACAGGTACGGAAGGTGCGACGGCAGGCATCGGGGGTCGTGGACGCCCCGACCGTGACCCACGATACCGTTCGAGGTTATCAGACCGATGGTGTCGTGGGAGTGTCCAACTAA
- a CDS encoding helix-turn-helix domain-containing protein produces the protein MADRSVSIDIADTEDAVETEGTRTAETGDDRTSVRSQAEGGIVAQLRLDHSDLFMRSTLRRASTVTVEPEYWTTVEPGRTLVFVTVYGDEFDGFETALESDSTVADPVLVDRYPDRRVYRVTRTDRAITFTAKTADLGGRLLELSSSRDGWLVQLRFPDRDRLVAFNEYCRDLDISVTVDHLRVSDDENDGVVALTDKQQELLTVAHDEGYFDVPRGITQNELADRLGVSKSAVSQRLRRAIGELCDATLS, from the coding sequence ATGGCGGATCGGTCTGTGAGCATCGATATCGCCGATACCGAGGACGCGGTCGAAACCGAGGGTACGAGGACTGCCGAAACCGGCGACGATCGGACCTCGGTCCGATCGCAGGCCGAGGGCGGAATCGTCGCTCAGCTTCGACTCGATCATTCGGACCTGTTCATGCGATCGACGCTTCGACGCGCGTCGACCGTCACCGTCGAACCGGAGTACTGGACCACCGTCGAACCGGGGCGGACGCTCGTGTTCGTCACCGTCTACGGGGACGAGTTCGACGGGTTCGAAACCGCTCTCGAGTCGGACTCGACGGTCGCCGACCCGGTGCTCGTCGATCGCTACCCTGACAGGCGGGTCTATCGCGTCACCCGTACCGACCGTGCGATTACCTTCACCGCCAAGACTGCCGACCTCGGCGGCCGCCTGCTCGAGCTCTCGAGCTCTCGGGACGGGTGGCTCGTCCAGCTTCGGTTCCCCGATCGCGACCGACTCGTCGCGTTCAACGAGTACTGTCGCGACCTGGATATTTCAGTCACGGTCGATCACCTCCGCGTGTCCGACGACGAGAACGACGGGGTCGTCGCGCTGACCGACAAACAACAGGAGTTGCTCACCGTCGCCCACGACGAAGGGTACTTCGACGTCCCCCGCGGGATCACCCAGAACGAACTCGCGGATCGACTCGGCGTCTCGAAGTCGGCCGTTTCCCAGCGATTACGACGGGCGATCGGTGAACTCTGCGACGCGACCCTTTCCTGA
- a CDS encoding MarR family transcriptional regulator, translating into MSATGPNTDVDEAAESDENGADGTPDGSVSELPPSAKLVYKVLEYEAPLTQEGIAAESRLCPRTVRYALGKLEDQGLVTSRACLEDARQSKYRIAE; encoded by the coding sequence ATGAGCGCGACCGGACCGAATACTGATGTCGACGAAGCTGCCGAATCCGACGAGAACGGCGCTGATGGGACTCCCGACGGCTCGGTCTCTGAACTCCCGCCCAGCGCGAAACTGGTCTACAAAGTCCTCGAGTACGAGGCTCCGCTAACCCAGGAGGGGATCGCGGCCGAATCCCGGCTCTGTCCCCGGACCGTCCGGTACGCGCTCGGGAAGCTCGAGGACCAGGGGCTCGTGACCAGTCGCGCGTGTCTCGAAGACGCTCGCCAGTCGAAGTACCGGATCGCGGAGTGA
- the glmM gene encoding phosphoglucosamine mutase: MFGTSGIRGRVGDEVTAALALSVGRAVASEGYERVVVGRDVRESGSMLVDAITAGLCECGADVVTVGVEATPTIARAIAHLDADAGIVVTASHNPPEDNGIKLWNPSGKAFGPDQRAAIERRVSEDGYDLATWDGVGHRTHREGVREHHADALRKAVALERSPSIVVDLGNGAGGVTASVLDELGCRVRTLNGQEDGSFPGRPSEPTAETLETLSTLVAETDAELGVAHDGDADRMVAVDETGTFVPKDALLALFAREAAAEGDRVAAPVDTSLAVDDTLAGVGASLTRTQVGDVYVAERTTEPDVVFGGEPSGAWIWPEETRCPDGPLAACKLVELVAEQGSLSELVDEIEAYPIRRTSIEVADKAAVMGDVSELVCSRYETVDTLDGVRVETEDGWFLLRASGTQPLIRVTAEARSPSDAETLFETARDVVAGAATMET, from the coding sequence ATGTTCGGAACCAGCGGCATTCGCGGGCGGGTGGGCGACGAGGTGACGGCAGCGCTGGCGCTGTCCGTCGGCCGAGCAGTCGCCTCGGAGGGGTACGAGCGGGTCGTCGTCGGCCGCGACGTCCGCGAAAGCGGGTCGATGCTCGTCGACGCGATCACCGCGGGTCTGTGCGAGTGCGGCGCGGACGTCGTGACGGTCGGCGTCGAAGCCACGCCGACGATCGCCCGAGCGATCGCCCACCTCGATGCCGACGCGGGGATCGTGGTGACGGCCTCGCACAACCCGCCCGAAGACAACGGTATCAAGCTCTGGAACCCCTCGGGGAAGGCGTTCGGTCCCGACCAGCGGGCGGCGATCGAGCGACGAGTATCCGAGGACGGCTACGACCTGGCAACGTGGGACGGCGTCGGCCACCGAACCCACCGCGAGGGCGTCCGGGAACACCACGCCGACGCGCTCCGGAAGGCCGTCGCCCTCGAGCGGTCCCCCAGCATCGTCGTCGATCTCGGGAACGGAGCCGGCGGAGTGACGGCGTCGGTACTCGACGAGCTGGGCTGTCGCGTCCGTACCCTCAACGGACAGGAAGACGGCTCCTTCCCCGGTCGACCGAGCGAACCGACCGCGGAGACGCTCGAAACCCTCTCGACGCTGGTCGCGGAAACCGATGCGGAACTCGGCGTCGCACACGACGGCGACGCCGATCGGATGGTGGCCGTCGACGAGACCGGGACGTTCGTCCCGAAAGACGCGTTGCTCGCCCTGTTCGCTCGAGAGGCGGCAGCGGAGGGTGATCGCGTGGCCGCACCGGTCGATACCAGTCTCGCCGTCGACGACACGCTGGCCGGCGTCGGCGCGTCGCTAACCCGGACCCAGGTCGGGGACGTCTACGTCGCGGAACGGACGACCGAACCCGACGTCGTCTTCGGCGGCGAACCAAGCGGTGCCTGGATCTGGCCGGAGGAAACCCGTTGTCCGGACGGCCCGCTGGCCGCATGCAAGCTGGTCGAACTGGTCGCGGAGCAGGGATCACTGTCCGAACTGGTCGACGAAATCGAGGCGTATCCGATTCGGCGGACGTCGATCGAGGTCGCGGACAAGGCGGCAGTGATGGGCGACGTCAGCGAACTAGTGTGTAGCCGGTACGAGACCGTCGATACGCTCGACGGCGTTCGCGTCGAGACCGAAGACGGCTGGTTCCTGCTTCGCGCGAGCGGCACGCAGCCGCTGATCCGGGTCACCGCGGAGGCGCGATCGCCGTCCGACGCCGAGACTCTCTTCGAGACTGCACGGGACGTCGTGGCGGGGGCTGCTACGATGGAAACCTGA
- the glmS gene encoding glutamine--fructose-6-phosphate transaminase (isomerizing), whose translation MCGIIGRVGDGNAIEPLLTGLENLEYRGYDSAGIAVQNGSGINVEKRSGKVQELKESIRDPLQGEVGIGHTRWSTHGPPTDANAHPHTDESEDVAVVHNGIIENYAELRERLAATGYEFTSDTDTEVIPHLVQYYLDAGFDSETAFRQAIDELEGSYAVTVMVSGEHVLYGARQGSPLVVGMEDGEYFLASDVPAFLEYTDNVVYLEDGDVVIVDEDGVEFTDCEGNPITRTPETVEWDPEQAGKGEYDHFMLKEITEQPTSLAQALEGRIDPTNGRIALADFESGTFADVDSVQFVACGTSYHAALYGSLVLNQAGIRSTALLANEYSVSAPPVDDDTLVIAVSQSGETADTLAALRQATAAGADTLTVTNVVGSTAAREADDALFIRAGPEIGVAATKTFSSQAVMLTLLAQRIAADRLGDPPADLEAHLAELEAMPGRIERLLDESTARKIAERYSDSESYFFIGRGLGFPVALEGALKFKEITYEHAEGFASGELKHGPLALVTPETPVFAIFTGQEDEKTLKNAEEAQTRGAPVIAVCPDGHPAVDAADEHLAIPETVPDLAGLLANVQLQLVSYYAADLLGRPIDKPRNLAKSVTVE comes from the coding sequence ATGTGTGGAATCATCGGACGTGTCGGCGACGGCAACGCGATCGAGCCGTTGCTGACCGGACTGGAAAATCTCGAGTACCGCGGGTACGATTCGGCCGGTATCGCCGTCCAGAACGGATCCGGAATCAACGTCGAAAAACGCTCCGGCAAGGTCCAAGAGCTGAAAGAATCGATCCGCGACCCCCTCCAGGGCGAGGTCGGTATCGGTCACACCCGCTGGAGCACCCACGGGCCGCCGACCGACGCGAACGCTCATCCGCATACCGACGAGAGCGAGGACGTCGCGGTCGTCCACAACGGGATCATCGAGAACTACGCCGAACTGCGGGAGCGACTGGCGGCGACCGGCTACGAGTTCACGAGCGACACCGACACCGAAGTCATCCCGCATCTCGTCCAGTACTACCTCGATGCCGGATTCGACAGCGAAACGGCCTTCCGGCAGGCGATCGACGAACTCGAGGGCAGCTACGCCGTCACCGTGATGGTCTCGGGCGAGCACGTCCTCTACGGAGCCCGGCAGGGGTCGCCGCTCGTGGTCGGGATGGAAGACGGCGAGTACTTCCTCGCGAGCGACGTGCCGGCCTTCCTCGAGTACACCGACAACGTGGTCTACCTCGAGGACGGCGACGTCGTCATCGTCGACGAGGACGGCGTCGAGTTCACCGACTGCGAGGGGAACCCGATCACGCGCACGCCCGAGACGGTCGAGTGGGACCCCGAGCAAGCGGGGAAAGGGGAGTACGATCACTTCATGCTCAAGGAGATCACCGAGCAGCCGACGTCGCTGGCCCAGGCGCTCGAGGGGCGGATCGATCCGACGAACGGCCGAATCGCCCTGGCCGATTTCGAGTCGGGAACGTTCGCCGACGTGGATAGCGTCCAGTTCGTCGCCTGTGGCACGTCCTATCACGCGGCGCTGTACGGCTCGCTCGTGTTGAATCAAGCGGGCATCCGGTCGACCGCCCTGTTGGCGAACGAGTACAGCGTCTCGGCCCCGCCGGTCGACGACGACACCCTCGTGATCGCGGTCAGCCAGAGCGGGGAAACCGCCGACACGCTCGCCGCGCTCCGGCAGGCCACGGCCGCGGGCGCGGACACCCTGACGGTGACGAACGTCGTCGGGTCGACGGCCGCTCGCGAGGCCGACGACGCGCTCTTCATCCGCGCCGGACCGGAGATCGGCGTCGCCGCGACGAAGACGTTCTCCTCCCAGGCCGTCATGCTCACGCTGCTCGCCCAGCGCATCGCCGCGGACCGACTGGGCGATCCACCAGCCGATCTCGAGGCCCACCTCGCGGAACTCGAAGCGATGCCCGGTCGAATCGAGCGATTGCTCGACGAGTCGACCGCTCGAAAAATCGCCGAGCGGTACAGTGACAGCGAGTCGTACTTCTTCATCGGCCGCGGCCTCGGTTTCCCGGTGGCACTCGAGGGCGCGTTGAAGTTCAAGGAGATCACGTACGAACACGCCGAGGGCTTCGCCTCCGGCGAGCTCAAACACGGCCCGCTGGCGCTCGTCACGCCCGAGACACCGGTGTTCGCGATATTCACCGGTCAGGAAGACGAGAAGACGCTGAAAAACGCCGAGGAAGCACAGACTCGCGGCGCACCCGTGATCGCGGTCTGTCCCGACGGGCATCCGGCCGTCGACGCCGCCGACGAGCACCTCGCGATTCCCGAGACCGTTCCGGATCTCGCCGGATTGCTCGCGAACGTCCAGCTCCAGCTCGTCTCCTACTACGCTGCGGACCTCCTCGGTCGGCCGATCGACAAGCCGCGAAACCTCGCGAAGAGCGTTACCGTCGAGTGA
- a CDS encoding DUF7563 family protein: MSTDPSAKWTPMTSEQHTTAPRCVNCGNQVTRQFARVFGDNRDVVHACPDCATYREMKTSDFIPEEAR; the protein is encoded by the coding sequence ATGTCGACGGACCCATCCGCGAAGTGGACGCCAATGACGTCCGAACAGCACACGACTGCGCCGCGCTGTGTCAACTGTGGCAACCAGGTGACGCGCCAGTTCGCCCGCGTGTTCGGCGACAATCGCGACGTCGTCCACGCCTGCCCCGACTGCGCGACGTACCGTGAAATGAAGACGTCCGATTTCATCCCCGAGGAAGCCAGATAA